The following proteins come from a genomic window of Canis lupus familiaris isolate Mischka breed German Shepherd chromosome 31, alternate assembly UU_Cfam_GSD_1.0, whole genome shotgun sequence:
- the LOC119867061 gene encoding uncharacterized protein LOC119867061 isoform X3 translates to MGNRRKQEEKHVVDAVREAQMKRGDGGLGLGASETWARRHLGAPGLRPPGRAACGPSLPEHGPRARRSCPGQRDRGGGTAVFSEFRTGRVKTRPSSGLSGQEFRVGLGPAGSCGRCTGGSGGCRERQATLPWGGPSGPQPGPGPECLQVASRLRGGHGGGRSTSVLRARVRLWKPLGPGRGSCPPAHELWGAGLPRAQQSVPWRRVPPCLSPAVTRGGEVSLPPTHLGAGVPLLCPPRRRRAPARAGPGRRPVPARLWEGARVLVTRPHPAAKESEGRPQPAATLHGSLGPDKWLRTEPGPISGELCRPKGVPA, encoded by the exons ATGGGGAACAGGAGGAAACAGGAGGAAAAGCATGTCGTTGACGCGGTAAGAGAAGCCCAAATGAAGCGAGGCGACGGTGGCCTGGGCTTGGGGGCCAGTGAAACCTGGGCCAG GCGGCACCTCGGAGCGCCAGGGCTGCGGCCCCCGGGCAGGGCAGCGTGCGGCCCGTCCCTCCCCGAGCACGGCCCACGAGCCCGGCGCAGCTGTCCCGGCCAACGGGACCGAGGGGGAGGCACCGCAGTCTTCTCGGAATTTAGGACGG GAAGAGTGAAAACCCGCCCATCTTCCGGCCTCTCAGGTCAGGAATTCCGGGTAGGGCTGGGTCCAGCGGGGTCCTGCGGCCGCTGCACAGGTGGCAGCGGTGGCTGCAGGGAGCGCCAGGCCACACTGCCCTGGGGCGGGCCCAGCGGGCCCCAGCCAGGTCCTGGACCTGAGTGTCTCCAGGTCGCCTCTCGGCTCAGAGGAGGTCATGGAGGTGGGCGCAGTACTTCCGTCCTTCGGGCACGTGTCAGGCTCTGGAAGCCACTAGGCCCTGGCCGgggctcctgccctcctgctcatGAGCTCTGGGGGGCCGGGCTGCCAAGGGCCCAGCAGTCGGTGCCCTGGAGACGcgtccctccctgtctctctcctgcGGTGAcacggggtggggaggtgagCCTTCCGCCGACACATTTGGGGGCGGGTGtcccccttctctgccctccccgACGGCGTCGAGCTCCGGCACGGGCTGGGCCGGGTCGCAGGCCTGTTCCTGCCCGGCTGTGGGAAGGGGCCCGGGTCCTGGTCACACGACCGCACCCAGCAGCAAAGGAGTCGGAAGGAAGACCCCAGCCAGCGGCCACGCTTCACGGCAGCCTTGGTCCGGACAA GTGGCTGAGAACGGAACCAGGCCCCATTTCTGGGGAGCTCTGCCGGCCAAAAGGTGTTCCTGCCTAA